The Mycolicibacterium smegmatis genome has a window encoding:
- a CDS encoding carbohydrate ABC transporter permease, which produces MTTTPHITAPVAESTEPTVVEDFSPRRRTRLRLPFSPWHLVLIPVTFLLILPLLWMLVTSLQTEGEANRFPPVLLPESPRFENYTEAWATAPFGHFFLNSFAVTGVVLVSNLVVCSLAGYAFARIRFLGRGALFITLMATLMVPFQVTMIPVFLIVKWFGDNVWEGLGINHIGALMLPNLATAFGIFFLRQFFLTVPVELEDAARVDGTSRLGVLFKIILPLSLPALSTLAALTVLTSWNDFLWPLIVITSQDQMTVPLGLSYFQGAHRVKWPLLMAANVMSLLPMLLVFIGAQRYFVQSVASTGLKG; this is translated from the coding sequence ATGACCACGACGCCGCACATCACCGCGCCGGTCGCGGAATCCACCGAACCCACGGTCGTGGAGGATTTTTCACCGCGGCGCCGTACGCGCCTGCGTCTTCCGTTCAGCCCTTGGCATCTGGTCCTCATCCCCGTCACGTTCCTGCTGATCCTGCCGCTGCTGTGGATGCTGGTCACCTCGCTGCAGACCGAAGGCGAGGCCAACCGGTTCCCGCCCGTGCTGCTGCCGGAGAGCCCCCGTTTCGAGAACTACACCGAAGCCTGGGCGACAGCGCCGTTCGGGCACTTCTTCCTCAACAGCTTCGCGGTGACCGGTGTCGTCCTGGTGAGCAACCTCGTCGTCTGCAGCCTGGCGGGTTATGCGTTCGCGCGGATCCGGTTCCTGGGCCGCGGAGCGCTTTTCATCACGCTGATGGCCACGTTGATGGTGCCGTTCCAGGTGACGATGATCCCGGTGTTCCTGATCGTCAAATGGTTCGGCGACAACGTGTGGGAAGGCCTGGGAATCAACCACATCGGTGCGCTGATGCTGCCGAACCTGGCAACCGCGTTCGGCATCTTCTTCCTGCGACAGTTCTTCCTGACCGTGCCCGTCGAACTCGAAGACGCCGCACGGGTGGACGGAACATCGCGACTGGGTGTGCTGTTCAAGATCATCCTGCCGTTGTCACTGCCGGCCCTGTCGACGCTGGCGGCGCTGACCGTGCTCACGTCGTGGAATGACTTCCTGTGGCCGCTGATCGTGATCACGTCGCAGGACCAGATGACGGTCCCGTTGGGGCTGAGCTACTTCCAGGGCGCGCACCGCGTCAAGTGGCCGTTGCTGATGGCGGCGAACGTCATGAGCCTGTTGCCGATGCTGCTGGTGTTCATCGGGGCCCAGCGGTACTTCGTGCAGTCCGTGGCCAGCACAGGCCTCAAGGGCTGA
- a CDS encoding carbohydrate ABC transporter permease, whose translation MTGHVATRHSWRDRLGHSEHVAGWTLVSPAVVLIGVFGLLPVLMSLTLSFQHSDLLTPETPWVGLENYRKLADDPVFVDAIKHTIIYTALFVPGTMIVGLLVAAALNRSVRFISVYRTAAYVTMAVSTISQGIIFLWLTDRDYGLVNAALNTVGISSQPFLASPSQALYVIVAMTIWGWTGFSVIVYLAALQGVPAELHEAAAIDGASAFTRFRTITVPLLGPANIFLVVWLTINALQLFDEVYATTRGGPLRATTVIVYYLWDRAFVQFDAGYAAAMAYVLFVVILVITAVQFRLARRYVHT comes from the coding sequence ATGACCGGACACGTCGCTACGCGACATTCATGGCGTGACCGCCTCGGCCACTCCGAGCACGTGGCGGGCTGGACGCTGGTGAGCCCGGCCGTCGTGCTGATCGGCGTGTTCGGTCTGCTGCCGGTGCTGATGTCGCTGACCCTGTCGTTTCAGCACTCCGATCTGCTGACGCCCGAGACTCCGTGGGTGGGGCTGGAGAACTACCGCAAGCTCGCCGACGATCCGGTGTTCGTCGACGCGATCAAGCACACGATCATCTACACCGCGCTGTTCGTTCCGGGGACGATGATCGTCGGGTTGCTGGTGGCGGCCGCGTTGAACCGCTCGGTGCGGTTCATCTCGGTCTACCGGACGGCGGCCTACGTCACGATGGCGGTGTCGACGATCTCGCAGGGCATCATCTTCCTGTGGCTGACCGACCGTGACTACGGCCTGGTCAACGCGGCACTGAACACCGTCGGCATATCCTCGCAACCGTTTCTGGCGTCACCGTCACAGGCGCTGTACGTGATCGTCGCCATGACGATCTGGGGATGGACCGGCTTCTCGGTCATCGTGTATCTCGCTGCGTTGCAGGGCGTTCCCGCCGAACTGCACGAGGCCGCAGCCATCGACGGCGCGTCGGCGTTCACCCGCTTCCGCACCATCACGGTGCCGTTGCTCGGACCCGCGAACATCTTCCTGGTGGTGTGGCTGACCATCAATGCGCTGCAGTTGTTCGACGAGGTCTACGCCACCACGCGCGGCGGGCCGCTGCGCGCCACCACCGTCATCGTGTACTACCTGTGGGACCGTGCGTTCGTGCAGTTCGACGCCGGTTACGCCGCGGCCATGGCCTACGTGCTGTTCGTGGTCATCCTCGTGATCACCGCTGTCCAGTTCCGTCTCGCACGGAGGTACGTGCACACATGA